Proteins from a genomic interval of Methanobrevibacter wolinii SH:
- a CDS encoding adenosylcobinamide amidohydrolase, which produces MNSDFKLIYETLSHDKIYVNSDFLFVEFPYEKNGVSISYLNGGYRKNLKSVFNMHLSTEVINKIDMKTIDKFLSDSVNNIGLDNKKTSGLLTHADMKNTSIITKSYKKVSVTAITTAGTKVNAVRAGDSASYYEENHEYYLFKKENTHEKIGTINTIILINSKLNENSLLNAMVTATEAKAAALQELLIPSQYSNEIATGTGTDGLIIISDKKSDNLIENTGKHSKLGELIGKAVKESIKEANLKQVWISPSSQSTVLNRLYRFKLDINDFYKDFTIKEMENFILNLIKANHNPKMVAITSLIVHLIDEVRYDLLNKKTAYNMSILIINKLFTDKDSSEVKELLKYWINYYLK; this is translated from the coding sequence ATGAATTCTGACTTTAAGTTAATATATGAAACATTATCACATGATAAAATATATGTTAATTCTGATTTTCTTTTTGTAGAATTTCCATATGAAAAAAATGGAGTATCTATATCTTATTTAAATGGAGGATATAGAAAAAATCTTAAATCTGTTTTTAATATGCATCTATCAACTGAAGTAATTAATAAAATAGACATGAAAACAATTGATAAATTTCTTTCAGATTCTGTAAATAATATTGGTCTTGATAATAAGAAAACATCTGGTTTACTTACACATGCAGATATGAAAAACACATCTATAATAACAAAATCTTATAAAAAAGTTTCTGTTACTGCAATTACTACTGCAGGTACAAAAGTTAATGCAGTAAGAGCAGGTGATTCTGCTTCTTATTATGAAGAAAATCATGAGTATTATTTATTTAAAAAAGAGAATACTCATGAAAAAATTGGAACTATTAATACAATTATTCTTATTAATTCTAAATTAAATGAAAATTCTTTATTAAATGCAATGGTTACTGCTACTGAAGCAAAAGCAGCAGCTTTACAAGAATTATTAATACCTTCTCAATATTCTAATGAAATCGCAACTGGTACTGGTACTGATGGACTTATTATAATATCTGATAAAAAATCTGATAATTTAATTGAAAATACAGGTAAACATTCAAAATTAGGAGAATTAATTGGAAAAGCAGTAAAAGAATCTATTAAGGAAGCAAATCTTAAACAAGTATGGATTAGTCCAAGCTCACAATCAACGGTATTAAATAGATTATATAGATTTAAATTAGATATTAATGATTTTTATAAAGATTTTACAATAAAAGAAATGGAAAATTTTATTTTAAATTTAATTAAAGCTAATCATAATCCAAAAATGGTTGCTATAACATCATTAATTGTTCATCTTATTGATGAAGTAAGATATGATTTATTAAATAAAAAAACAGCATATAATATGTCAATTTTAATTATTAATAAATTATTTACAGATAAAGACTCTTCTGAAGTTAAAGAATTACTTAAATATTGGATTAATTATTATCTAAAATAA
- a CDS encoding DUF2304 family protein: protein MEILLYQDLVFIIAIIAVILLASRYKNKKVTLSTFVVSIIILLIIVAIGIYPDATTNIARIIGFKRGLDLIFVISIALLGYLLIKINLKLDSLNHEIDKVVRKIAIDNEENQNNNDD from the coding sequence ATGGAAATATTATTATATCAAGATTTGGTTTTTATTATTGCTATTATTGCTGTTATATTATTAGCTTCTAGATATAAGAATAAAAAAGTTACTTTATCTACTTTTGTAGTTAGTATTATTATTCTACTTATTATTGTAGCAATTGGTATATATCCTGATGCAACAACAAATATTGCAAGAATTATTGGTTTTAAAAGAGGTTTGGATTTAATATTTGTTATTTCAATTGCATTGTTAGGATATCTTTTAATTAAAATTAATCTTAAATTAGATAGTTTAAATCATGAGATTGATAAGGTTGTTAGAAAAATAGCAATCGATAATGAAGAAAATCAAAATAATAATGATGACTAA
- the ribC gene encoding riboflavin synthase codes for MKKIGICDTTFARFDMGGAAEDELKKYISDTKIIRVTVPGIKDLPVASKKLIEEEGCDIVMALGMPGPQKKDKMCSHEASTGLIRAQLMTNTHIIEVFVHEDEVDTDKELKVLADNRARQHAQNVYKMLFNPKQMRKEAGQGKREGFDDAGPV; via the coding sequence ATGAAAAAAATAGGAATATGTGATACTACATTTGCAAGATTTGATATGGGTGGAGCAGCAGAAGATGAGCTTAAAAAATATATTAGTGATACTAAAATTATTAGAGTAACTGTTCCTGGTATTAAAGATCTTCCTGTTGCTAGTAAAAAACTTATTGAAGAAGAAGGCTGTGATATTGTAATGGCTTTAGGTATGCCAGGACCTCAGAAAAAAGATAAAATGTGTTCTCATGAAGCATCTACTGGATTAATTAGAGCACAATTAATGACTAATACTCATATTATTGAAGTATTTGTTCATGAAGATGAAGTTGATACTGATAAAGAACTTAAAGTATTAGCAGACAATAGAGCAAGACAACATGCTCAAAATGTTTATAAAATGTTGTTTAATCCAAAACAAATGAGAAAAGAAGCAGGTCAAGGTAAACGTGAAGGATTTGATGATGCAGGTCCTGTATAA
- a CDS encoding glycosyltransferase family 2 protein — MLDTEGVYLVVPAYNEEKHVETVLRDISKLGYHIILVNDGSKDNTLEIARSVQKDYPNQIYIVSHIINRGLGAALKTGMTDALKHNAKYIITFDADGQHAFEDIPKVLKPLQDKKVDAVIGSRIFEDMPTTKRFANNVMNILTHIFYGIKVKDSQSGLRAFSSEAAKKIDVVSAGYGVSSEFIKEIKNNQISFDEVPITTIYTDETQHKGTNAIVGIKIMFKMIGDLFR; from the coding sequence ATGTTAGATACAGAAGGTGTATATTTAGTAGTTCCTGCATATAATGAAGAAAAACATGTTGAAACAGTTCTACGTGATATTTCTAAATTAGGTTATCATATTATATTAGTAAATGATGGATCAAAAGATAATACTTTAGAAATTGCACGTAGTGTTCAAAAAGATTATCCTAATCAAATTTATATTGTATCTCATATTATAAATCGTGGATTAGGTGCTGCTCTTAAAACAGGTATGACTGATGCATTAAAACATAATGCTAAATATATAATTACATTTGATGCTGATGGTCAACATGCATTTGAAGATATTCCAAAGGTTTTAAAACCATTACAAGATAAAAAAGTTGATGCAGTTATTGGCTCTCGTATATTTGAAGATATGCCTACTACAAAGCGTTTTGCAAATAATGTAATGAATATCCTTACCCATATTTTTTATGGTATTAAAGTTAAAGATTCACAATCTGGCCTTAGAGCATTTTCATCAGAAGCTGCTAAAAAAATTGATGTTGTTTCAGCAGGTTATGGTGTATCTTCAGAGTTTATTAAAGAAATTAAGAATAATCAGATAAGTTTTGATGAGGTTCCTATTACTACAATTTATACTGATGAAACACAACATAAGGGAACTAATGCTATTGTTGGTATAAAAATTATGTTTAAGATGATTGGTGATTTATTTAGATGA
- a CDS encoding (Fe-S)-binding protein, giving the protein MLYFRGCTARERDSDIEESTRYILDKAGVDYHTLDNEECCGSVLLRSGFEEDALELMKKNLEDLKDEDLILTSCAGCYKTLCEDYKNLLNADLNVIHISQFIKELIDEGKIEVNDNFSNLNVTYHDPCHLGRALKVFDEPRYVIKKYANLVEMENNRENSLCCGSGGGVKSAFPEISNDIAKNRIQQAKDTDSNVLISSCPFCKLNLNSNSDDDMKVLDLSEFVAKALKHENI; this is encoded by the coding sequence ATGTTATATTTTAGAGGATGTACTGCAAGAGAAAGAGATTCTGATATTGAAGAATCTACAAGGTATATTTTAGATAAAGCTGGTGTTGATTATCATACTCTTGATAATGAGGAATGTTGTGGATCTGTACTTTTAAGAAGTGGTTTTGAAGAGGATGCTCTTGAATTAATGAAAAAAAATCTTGAAGATTTAAAAGATGAAGATTTAATTTTAACTTCTTGTGCAGGTTGTTATAAAACTTTATGTGAAGATTATAAAAATCTTTTAAATGCTGATTTAAATGTAATTCATATATCTCAATTTATTAAAGAATTGATTGATGAAGGTAAAATTGAAGTAAATGATAATTTTTCTAATTTAAATGTAACTTATCATGATCCTTGTCATTTAGGTAGAGCTTTAAAAGTATTTGATGAACCAAGATATGTTATTAAAAAATATGCTAATCTTGTTGAAATGGAAAATAATCGTGAAAATTCATTATGCTGTGGGTCTGGTGGTGGTGTAAAATCAGCATTTCCAGAAATTTCAAATGATATTGCTAAAAATAGAATTCAACAAGCGAAAGATACAGATTCTAATGTTTTAATTAGTTCTTGTCCATTTTGTAAATTAAATCTTAATTCAAATTCTGATGATGACATGAAAGTTTTAGATTTATCTGAATTTGTTGCAAAGGCATTAAAACATGAAAATATTTAA
- a CDS encoding ATP-binding cassette domain-containing protein — MLEVKNLSYKYPDGTLALNNINFNVKKGEMVSLLGKNGAGKSTLFLHFNGIYEPSKGEVLIDGEPIDYSKKGLMKVRQKVGIVFQNPDDQLFAPTVEEDVAFGPLNLGYSQEETQEIVTRCLKKVGMSGFERKAPHHLSGGQKKRVAIAGILAMSPELMVLDEPTSGLDPKGASNILQLLYELNNEGMTIIISTHDVDLVPVYSNKIFIISNGAILKSGTPQEVFSDVDLVRKANLRLPRMAHLAEILEKEDSINFNGDYPLTIAEAREKLVELLLNKQ; from the coding sequence ATTTTAGAAGTTAAAAATCTTAGTTATAAATATCCTGATGGAACTCTTGCTTTAAATAATATTAATTTTAATGTTAAAAAAGGAGAGATGGTTTCTCTTTTAGGTAAAAATGGTGCAGGGAAATCAACATTATTTTTACATTTTAATGGTATTTATGAACCAAGTAAAGGAGAAGTTTTAATTGATGGTGAACCTATAGATTACTCTAAAAAAGGATTAATGAAAGTAAGACAAAAAGTAGGTATTGTTTTTCAAAATCCTGATGATCAATTATTTGCTCCAACTGTTGAAGAAGATGTAGCTTTTGGACCATTAAATTTAGGTTATTCTCAAGAGGAAACTCAAGAAATTGTGACTAGGTGTCTTAAAAAAGTAGGGATGTCTGGATTTGAAAGAAAAGCACCACACCATTTAAGTGGAGGTCAAAAGAAAAGAGTAGCTATTGCAGGTATACTAGCTATGAGTCCTGAATTAATGGTACTTGATGAACCTACATCTGGTCTTGATCCTAAAGGAGCATCTAATATTCTTCAATTATTATATGAATTAAATAATGAAGGTATGACTATTATAATTTCTACACATGATGTAGATTTAGTTCCAGTATATTCAAATAAGATATTTATTATTAGTAATGGTGCTATTCTTAAATCAGGAACACCTCAGGAAGTATTTTCTGATGTTGATTTAGTTAGAAAAGCTAATTTAAGACTTCCTAGAATGGCACATTTAGCTGAAATATTAGAAAAAGAAGATTCAATAAATTTTAATGGAGATTATCCATTAACAATTGCAGAAGCAAGAGAAAAATTAGTTGAATTATTATTAAATAAACAATAA